In one window of Methanococcoides methylutens DNA:
- a CDS encoding aldo/keto reductase: MLYRKFGRTGENVSVLGFGCMRFPVIDGKDDQIDEEQATRMIEYAIDQGVNYFDTAYPYHEGKSEPFVGKVLSKGYREKVYLATKLPLWLVETRDDMDRYLDDQLRRLQTEYIDFYLMHGFTKGHWEKMKELGMFDFIESAISAGKIKYIGFSFHDDLGVFKEIVDGYDWDFCMIQYNFMDENYQAGKEGLHYAADKGLGVAIMEPLRGGSLVQIPDEAQQIWDSADVKRTPANWCLQYLWDQPQISIVLSGMSNFDQLEENITYAEEGVAGSLSENEHELIGKVKDVYLEKIEVNCTDCKYCLPCPSGVNIPAAFTYLNSASMYGNLEKARLHYDLFVPAEERASRCVECGLCEQKCPQHISIQKMLKCVSNVLEY, encoded by the coding sequence ATGTTATACCGTAAATTTGGAAGAACAGGAGAGAACGTTTCAGTACTTGGTTTCGGGTGCATGAGATTCCCTGTGATCGATGGAAAAGATGACCAGATCGATGAAGAGCAGGCAACCCGGATGATCGAATACGCCATCGATCAGGGTGTGAACTATTTTGACACAGCTTATCCATACCACGAAGGAAAAAGCGAACCATTTGTGGGAAAAGTGCTGAGCAAGGGCTATCGTGAAAAGGTCTATCTTGCAACAAAATTGCCCTTATGGCTGGTGGAAACAAGAGATGATATGGACCGCTACCTTGATGATCAGCTCCGCAGGCTTCAGACAGAATACATCGATTTCTACCTCATGCACGGCTTCACAAAAGGTCACTGGGAAAAGATGAAAGAACTGGGAATGTTCGATTTTATTGAAAGTGCAATATCAGCCGGCAAGATCAAATATATAGGATTCTCCTTCCATGATGACCTTGGGGTATTCAAAGAGATCGTGGATGGCTATGACTGGGATTTCTGTATGATACAGTACAACTTCATGGATGAGAACTACCAGGCAGGAAAGGAAGGTCTGCACTACGCTGCTGATAAAGGTCTTGGTGTTGCCATCATGGAGCCACTGCGCGGCGGAAGCCTTGTACAGATACCGGATGAAGCGCAGCAGATATGGGACAGTGCCGATGTTAAACGCACACCTGCCAACTGGTGTCTGCAATATCTCTGGGACCAGCCGCAGATCAGTATAGTCCTGAGCGGCATGAGTAATTTCGATCAATTGGAAGAAAATATCACCTATGCAGAAGAAGGAGTTGCAGGATCACTTTCTGAGAATGAGCATGAGCTCATCGGGAAAGTTAAGGACGTATATCTTGAAAAGATCGAAGTGAATTGCACCGACTGCAAATACTGCCTGCCGTGTCCCTCCGGAGTTAACATACCTGCTGCATTTACCTACCTAAACAGTGCTTCCATGTACGGGAATCTTGAAAAGGCACGTCTTCACTACGACCTGTTCGTGCCAGCTGAGGAAAGGGCATCCAGATGTGTTGAATGTGGACTTTGTGAACAGAAATGCCCACAGCATATTTCAATCCAAAAAATGTTAAAGTGTGTGTCAAATGTCTTGGAGTATTGA
- a CDS encoding phosphate-starvation-inducible PsiE family protein, which translates to MIDNTKIFRKIIDSITTIVLYLLLLTLVVGMAKTLLDLRFTVFTSLDVGFNHMVSSVLTIFILIDLFNIFVDYHEHERIKLTYVTDATILIVMREIAVGMYAKEFEAGFIFALAALMLVLGIVRVLAIKYSPEEMHDIVPEFMNGKKKEPESEVG; encoded by the coding sequence ATGATCGACAATACAAAAATATTCAGAAAAATCATCGATTCAATAACGACGATAGTCCTGTACCTCCTTCTCCTGACACTGGTCGTGGGGATGGCTAAAACACTTCTGGACCTGAGATTCACCGTCTTCACATCCCTGGATGTTGGTTTCAATCACATGGTCTCCAGCGTGCTCACGATCTTCATACTGATCGATCTGTTCAACATTTTCGTGGATTACCACGAGCATGAGCGCATCAAGCTTACATACGTTACTGATGCCACCATCCTGATCGTGATGCGCGAGATCGCAGTGGGCATGTATGCAAAGGAGTTCGAAGCCGGATTCATCTTTGCCCTTGCGGCTCTGATGCTGGTGCTGGGAATCGTGCGTGTGCTTGCCATCAAGTATTCTCCTGAGGAGATGCATGATATTGTGCCGGAATTTATGAATGGTAAGAAAAAAGAACCGGAAAGTGAAGTGGGATAA
- a CDS encoding rhodanese-like domain-containing protein, producing the protein MGEITTSELAENLHNYKVIDIRPIDAYNGWKEGGEARGGHIKGAKTLPYKWLHYIDWIEIVMNKGILPEDSLVIYGYDTQKTEEVARQFEKAGYPDVTVYNSFLEWAEKDLPMEHLARYRQLVSADWLDQLITTDEAPEYDNDKFVLCHSHYRNPSDYDEGHIPGAISIDTNSLESEVTWNRRSPEEIKETLENAGITHDTTVILYGRFSAPSYDDPLPGSSAGHLGAMRCAFIMLYAGVKDVRILNGGLQSWVDSGYEITKEPAKNERVSFGIEIPHKQEIMVDLEEAKEILASPDKNLVCVRSWREYIGEVSGYHYIEKKGRIPGAVFGDCGTDAYHMENYRNLDHTMREAQEVAEIWEKIGITPEKRNAFYCGTGWRGSEAFFNAWLMGWDKAAVYDGGWFEWSNNDLPFETGVPEE; encoded by the coding sequence ATGGGGGAAATCACAACTAGCGAATTAGCTGAAAACTTGCATAATTATAAGGTAATCGACATCCGACCTATCGATGCCTATAATGGCTGGAAGGAAGGCGGAGAGGCAAGAGGCGGGCACATTAAGGGTGCGAAGACGCTGCCTTACAAGTGGTTACACTATATTGACTGGATTGAGATCGTAATGAATAAAGGGATCCTGCCGGAAGATTCCCTGGTCATTTATGGGTATGACACACAGAAAACAGAAGAGGTTGCAAGGCAATTTGAAAAGGCCGGCTATCCTGATGTAACTGTTTACAACTCATTTCTTGAATGGGCGGAAAAGGATCTGCCCATGGAGCATCTTGCAAGATATAGACAGCTGGTCTCGGCGGACTGGCTCGATCAATTGATCACTACGGATGAAGCGCCGGAATATGACAATGATAAGTTCGTGTTATGTCATTCTCACTACAGGAACCCTTCCGATTATGATGAAGGGCACATTCCAGGAGCAATATCCATTGACACCAACTCTCTTGAATCAGAGGTGACATGGAATCGGCGTTCTCCGGAAGAGATAAAGGAAACCCTGGAAAACGCGGGGATCACTCATGATACAACGGTTATTCTCTATGGAAGGTTCTCTGCGCCAAGTTATGATGATCCGTTGCCGGGAAGCAGTGCAGGCCATCTGGGTGCAATGAGATGTGCATTCATCATGCTTTATGCCGGTGTGAAGGATGTTCGCATACTTAACGGTGGACTGCAGTCATGGGTTGATTCAGGTTATGAGATCACTAAGGAGCCTGCTAAAAATGAGAGGGTGTCTTTTGGAATTGAAATTCCTCACAAACAGGAGATTATGGTTGATCTTGAAGAAGCAAAAGAGATCCTTGCATCCCCGGACAAAAACCTGGTGTGCGTTAGAAGCTGGAGAGAATACATCGGGGAAGTGAGTGGGTACCATTACATTGAAAAGAAAGGCAGAATTCCGGGAGCAGTATTCGGGGATTGCGGAACAGATGCTTACCACATGGAAAACTACAGGAACCTTGATCACACCATGCGCGAAGCTCAGGAAGTTGCAGAGATCTGGGAGAAGATCGGGATAACTCCTGAAAAACGCAATGCATTCTACTGCGGAACTGGCTGGAGGGGCAGTGAAGCCTTCTTTAACGCGTGGCTCATGGGCTGGGATAAAGCAGCGGTCTATGATGGTGGATGGTTCGAGTGGAGCAATAACGATCTTCCTTTTGAAACAGGGGTACCGGAAGAATGA
- a CDS encoding metal-dependent hydrolase: MPYPVAHVMFFVFCICAIAVYTTSVALLRRDISYREIGHILLLLLTGGFFALYPDIMAVYNLIVNGTLAHCYIGAIPTHSLLFSSSAILIGAIIGYVLYREPGKALYTGLFAFSASLSHLLLDDLEGTGIHYLYPISSREINLFSYIGAGFTRDDLVHSLLAAHTPIIFLVVVMMLALFALSHLGFEFGYRSEK, from the coding sequence ATGCCATATCCAGTTGCGCATGTTATGTTCTTCGTATTCTGCATCTGTGCAATAGCGGTCTATACTACCTCTGTGGCACTCCTTCGCAGAGATATCTCATACCGGGAGATCGGTCATATATTGTTACTGCTACTGACCGGAGGATTCTTTGCACTGTACCCGGACATAATGGCTGTATACAATCTCATTGTAAATGGTACTCTGGCACACTGCTATATTGGGGCGATACCAACTCACTCCCTACTGTTCAGCTCGTCTGCAATCCTTATTGGAGCAATTATTGGATATGTGCTATATCGGGAACCGGGCAAGGCATTGTATACGGGACTTTTTGCCTTTTCTGCATCCCTATCACACCTGTTGCTGGATGATCTTGAAGGAACTGGCATACATTATTTGTATCCAATATCCAGTCGGGAGATCAATCTATTCTCATATATTGGAGCAGGATTCACAAGGGACGATCTCGTTCATTCCCTGCTTGCAGCCCATACACCGATCATTTTTCTCGTTGTTGTCATGATGCTGGCATTGTTTGCCTTAAGTCATCTTGGCTTTGAGTTCGGCTATCGGTCTGAGAAGTGA
- a CDS encoding IMPACT family protein, producing MYRTVRSDGVAQKEFKNSVFIGHAAPIKNEADAKAFVLGVKERYSDANHNVSAYLIKNCSTLVAKYDDDGEPAGSSGKPVFKVLELKELSNVAVVVTRYFGGVKLGFGGLSRAYREAAVAAIEEAGIIEVHEMTALKLNVTYSDIQPVKKLVEEYGHLLDENYTDIVELSVEVRKGTEDDLISKVTDLTRNRATVAYING from the coding sequence TTGTATCGAACGGTCAGGTCTGATGGTGTTGCCCAGAAGGAGTTCAAGAATTCGGTCTTCATAGGCCATGCTGCTCCCATAAAAAACGAAGCAGATGCGAAAGCCTTTGTGCTTGGCGTTAAGGAGCGATACAGTGATGCCAATCACAATGTCTCTGCTTATCTTATCAAGAACTGTAGCACCCTTGTGGCAAAGTATGATGATGACGGTGAGCCAGCAGGAAGTTCCGGGAAGCCTGTCTTCAAGGTGCTGGAGCTTAAGGAGCTGAGCAATGTTGCAGTGGTGGTAACCCGTTATTTCGGTGGTGTAAAACTGGGATTTGGAGGTCTTTCCAGGGCCTACAGGGAAGCAGCGGTTGCAGCTATCGAGGAAGCCGGGATAATTGAAGTGCATGAAATGACGGCCCTGAAATTGAATGTCACCTATTCCGACATCCAGCCGGTGAAGAAGCTGGTCGAAGAATATGGCCACCTGCTGGATGAGAATTACACCGACATCGTGGAACTGTCTGTTGAAGTTAGAAAAGGCACTGAGGATGATCTTATCTCAAAGGTCACAGACCTGACCAGGAACAGGGCTACTGTGGCATATATTAATGGTTGA
- a CDS encoding GNAT family N-acetyltransferase: protein MQIRKEEDTDYIAITEVNDHAFGQENEGQLVVNLRMHSDFVPELSLVAEVDGKVVGHILFFPIKVVDDGKEFDSLSLAPMSVLPKFQKQGIGSALVKEGLTVAENLGYESVIVLGHAEYYPRFGFRPASQWDIRVPFEDVPDEAFMAMELVDGALDNVRGIVEYPEEFSEV from the coding sequence ATGCAGATAAGAAAAGAAGAAGATACCGATTACATCGCGATCACAGAGGTGAATGATCACGCTTTTGGCCAGGAGAACGAGGGGCAGCTTGTTGTGAATTTAAGGATGCACTCCGATTTTGTTCCTGAGCTTTCACTGGTTGCCGAGGTAGATGGCAAGGTTGTAGGACATATCCTGTTCTTCCCGATCAAGGTCGTTGACGATGGCAAGGAATTTGACTCCCTTTCACTGGCACCAATGTCTGTTCTCCCGAAGTTCCAGAAGCAGGGTATTGGCAGTGCTCTTGTAAAGGAAGGGCTTACCGTGGCGGAGAACCTTGGATATGAGTCCGTGATCGTTCTGGGCCATGCTGAATATTACCCACGCTTTGGTTTCAGACCCGCATCACAGTGGGATATCAGGGTTCCTTTTGAGGACGTGCCGGATGAGGCATTCATGGCAATGGAGCTTGTTGATGGTGCACTGGATAATGTCAGAGGTATTGTGGAATATCCTGAGGAGTTCAGTGAGGTCTGA
- a CDS encoding SufE family protein, whose product MNDAIQDEIIKQFEGLEWFDKYGLLISFAKELEPMSDEFKTEDNAISGCQSKVWIRSHTEDGKLIFDLDSDAMITKGIISLVAKVVNNRPPQEILNADLYFIDKIGLKSNLSPARSNGLKSIITRIKEVAKEEADSNS is encoded by the coding sequence GTGAACGATGCTATCCAGGATGAGATCATCAAGCAATTTGAAGGCCTTGAATGGTTTGACAAATATGGTCTCCTTATCTCTTTTGCCAAAGAGCTCGAACCCATGAGCGATGAGTTCAAAACCGAAGACAATGCGATCAGCGGATGCCAGTCCAAGGTCTGGATCAGAAGCCATACTGAAGATGGAAAATTGATCTTTGATCTCGATAGCGATGCGATGATAACGAAAGGGATCATTTCCCTTGTAGCTAAGGTGGTGAACAATCGCCCCCCTCAGGAGATATTGAATGCTGACCTGTATTTCATTGATAAGATCGGATTAAAATCAAACCTCTCACCTGCGAGATCAAATGGGCTGAAGTCGATCATCACCAGAATAAAAGAGGTAGCTAAAGAAGAGGCTGATTCGAACAGCTAA
- a CDS encoding serpin family protein, producing MTSKQTILAILLLTLSLTCIGCVENTQADPDTTINAQSVEEYDLAAANNDFAFDLYSELQDGGDENLLISPYSIFTAMAICYDGSAGNTQEEMANVFYYPMDRSVLRLSAKDYIHTINNDPDEYELTTANALWLRKGVQLKPEYESAVENYYSGKIEELDFANDPKGSIDTINKWIEEKTNNKIKDVLNSDAIDGSKAMVITNAIYFNGKWINEFPEENTKKEYFHPSEGQQSSVDMMSTSGFYNYGESSKAHIIELPYKGDDLSMYVVLPENADIGSFESSFTLNEYNSLKMNMNTDHEVNLWLPKFKFESTTQLSDTLAGMGMTDAFSNANFSGINEEADLTISRVIHKAVIDVQEKGTEAATATAVVAEDGLSYNQPVIKEFRADHPFMFFIEDKRTGCILFMGKVEHPEYDEVTPE from the coding sequence ATGACATCCAAACAAACTATTCTGGCAATCCTGCTTCTAACACTCTCACTAACCTGCATCGGTTGTGTCGAGAATACACAGGCAGATCCCGACACCACCATAAACGCACAATCTGTTGAGGAATATGACCTTGCTGCTGCGAACAATGACTTTGCCTTTGACCTGTACTCAGAATTACAGGACGGAGGCGATGAGAACCTGCTCATATCCCCTTACAGCATCTTCACTGCAATGGCGATCTGTTATGACGGATCGGCAGGGAACACGCAGGAAGAGATGGCGAATGTCTTCTACTATCCAATGGACAGGTCAGTTTTGCGATTGAGCGCTAAAGACTACATCCACACGATAAACAATGACCCGGATGAATATGAATTAACAACTGCCAACGCACTGTGGCTGAGGAAAGGAGTTCAGCTTAAGCCGGAGTACGAAAGTGCTGTTGAGAATTACTATTCTGGAAAGATAGAGGAACTTGATTTTGCCAATGACCCAAAAGGTTCCATTGACACCATCAACAAATGGATCGAGGAGAAGACCAACAACAAAATAAAAGACGTGTTGAATAGCGATGCTATTGACGGCAGCAAAGCAATGGTAATCACAAATGCCATCTATTTCAACGGGAAATGGATAAATGAATTCCCGGAAGAAAACACAAAGAAAGAATACTTTCACCCTTCCGAAGGACAACAAAGCAGTGTCGACATGATGAGCACTTCCGGATTTTACAACTATGGGGAGAGCTCCAAAGCACATATCATCGAACTGCCATACAAAGGCGATGATCTTTCCATGTACGTCGTCCTCCCGGAAAATGCGGACATTGGCAGCTTTGAGAGTTCATTCACACTGAATGAATATAACAGCCTTAAAATGAACATGAACACAGACCACGAAGTGAATCTCTGGTTGCCAAAATTCAAGTTTGAGAGCACAACACAGCTATCGGACACCCTTGCCGGGATGGGGATGACGGATGCATTCTCAAATGCTAATTTCTCAGGGATCAATGAAGAAGCCGACCTGACGATATCAAGAGTTATCCACAAAGCAGTGATTGACGTACAGGAAAAAGGAACAGAAGCCGCTACAGCCACAGCGGTTGTAGCTGAAGACGGCCTTTCGTACAACCAGCCGGTCATAAAAGAGTTCAGGGCAGACCACCCGTTCATGTTCTTTATCGAAGACAAAAGGACCGGATGCATCCTCTTCATGGGAAAGGTCGAACATCCTGAGTACGATGAGGTCACACCAGAATGA
- a CDS encoding aminotransferase class V-fold PLP-dependent enzyme produces the protein MTDFAKDFPILSQKVYGKRLVYLDNAATTQKPDSVIDTMSDFYRTEYSNIHRGVHYLSEVSSEKYEEARKKVSDFIGARNPSEVTFTSGTTGSINQVARSLEPSLRGNEVLVTGVEHHSNIVPWQLAGAKVKAIPMDEDCKSLVDSMEITSRTKLIAIAHVSNVLGSVNEIREITEIAKDHDIPVLVDAAQSIQHLPIDVKEIGCDFLAFSGHKMYASTGVGVLYTSDRFSDIMPAIGGGGMIDKVTFEETTYLEPPLRFEAGTPDIAGAISIGAAIDHMQKIGMDKIQSHEHEVYSYARDKLLEMDNVTVYGNTKQMCGAVSFNLDNIHHYDTGLILDKMGVAVRTGHHCAQPLMRSLGIEGTVRASFALYNTKEDVDMLIEGINKVEMMYK, from the coding sequence ATGACAGATTTTGCAAAGGATTTCCCGATACTTTCACAAAAGGTGTACGGGAAAAGACTGGTCTATCTTGATAACGCGGCAACGACCCAGAAACCGGACTCTGTGATCGACACGATGTCCGACTTCTACAGGACAGAATACAGTAACATCCACAGGGGTGTGCATTACCTGAGCGAGGTCTCAAGTGAGAAGTATGAGGAAGCACGCAAAAAGGTCAGTGACTTCATAGGTGCTCGCAACCCGAGTGAAGTGACATTTACTTCCGGAACAACCGGTTCCATTAATCAGGTCGCACGCTCACTTGAACCTTCCTTAAGGGGAAATGAAGTCCTTGTGACCGGTGTGGAACACCACTCGAATATCGTACCATGGCAGCTTGCAGGTGCAAAGGTAAAGGCAATTCCCATGGATGAGGATTGCAAATCGCTGGTTGACTCAATGGAGATCACAAGTCGAACAAAATTGATAGCAATCGCGCATGTCTCAAATGTTCTTGGTTCTGTAAATGAGATCAGGGAGATCACTGAGATTGCAAAGGATCACGACATCCCGGTACTGGTGGATGCAGCCCAGTCAATACAGCATCTGCCTATTGATGTGAAAGAGATCGGTTGCGACTTCCTGGCATTCTCAGGCCATAAGATGTATGCATCCACCGGAGTTGGAGTGCTTTATACAAGCGATCGCTTCAGCGATATCATGCCGGCAATAGGCGGAGGGGGCATGATCGATAAGGTAACCTTTGAAGAAACAACATACCTGGAACCTCCCCTGAGGTTCGAAGCCGGCACACCGGACATCGCGGGAGCAATAAGTATCGGTGCAGCAATCGATCACATGCAGAAAATAGGCATGGACAAGATACAAAGCCATGAGCATGAGGTCTATTCCTACGCAAGGGACAAACTGCTGGAAATGGATAATGTGACAGTTTATGGAAATACCAAACAGATGTGCGGAGCTGTCTCATTCAATCTGGACAATATTCACCATTATGACACAGGATTGATACTGGACAAAATGGGGGTTGCCGTCAGAACCGGGCATCATTGCGCTCAGCCATTGATGAGATCACTAGGTATCGAAGGCACGGTCAGAGCAAGTTTTGCATTGTACAACACAAAAGAAGATGTTGACATGCTGATCGAAGGGATAAACAAAGTAGAGATGATGTACAAGTGA
- a CDS encoding SLATT domain-containing protein — protein MIEFDIYKKEIKQLEHKANMMRDMHSYQFQKYEWLSKFFSLMIIALSAIVSVLAIVDPSIFSIDRNYIDSFRNLIAILAFIIFLISLIDKIYGINENARKHEQAVKVMTDFIVECNNFRKLETNSCGKEEIKLKVDSLEAQYSLINQMNPFPVISDEDFIKAKKKHLLKVEISKKLSKNPHEEIDDYVNKRWLINALKWMRGLLF, from the coding sequence TTGATCGAATTTGATATCTATAAAAAGGAAATAAAACAACTTGAACATAAAGCAAATATGATGAGGGATATGCATTCATATCAATTTCAAAAATACGAATGGCTTTCAAAATTTTTCTCTTTAATGATAATTGCATTGTCGGCAATAGTATCTGTATTAGCCATAGTAGATCCTAGTATATTTTCTATCGATAGAAATTATATTGATTCTTTTCGTAATTTAATTGCGATTTTAGCATTTATTATCTTCTTGATATCGCTTATTGATAAAATATATGGAATTAATGAAAATGCAAGAAAACATGAACAAGCTGTTAAAGTTATGACTGATTTTATAGTGGAATGTAACAATTTCAGGAAATTAGAAACTAACTCATGTGGTAAAGAAGAGATCAAGTTGAAAGTCGATTCGTTAGAAGCCCAATATTCACTAATTAATCAAATGAACCCTTTTCCAGTTATTTCAGATGAAGATTTCATAAAAGCCAAAAAAAAACATTTGCTCAAGGTCGAAATTAGTAAAAAACTGAGCAAGAATCCTCATGAAGAAATAGACGATTACGTTAATAAAAGATGGTTGATTAATGCACTTAAATGGATGAGAGGTCTATTGTTTTAA
- the egtD gene encoding L-histidine N(alpha)-methyltransferase: protein MIIEDFMPQVGDSVIREKLAACLRSDPKTLPSMYFYDHRGSELYEEITKLEEYYPPKIEIPLLRSTARKLKQELKDCDLVELGSGDCSKISVFLDEIPEEIRQTIVYYPVDVCKDSIEKSACNLQNKYPEMGIHGITADFLEHIEKIPGKRKRFFCFFGSTIGNFTEARAMEFMADLGKAMNENDRLLLGVDMVKDIDIIEKAYNDRQGITAEFNKNILKVTNDHLGTDFDPEEFEHVAFFNREHSRIEMHLKAKDDLEVASPILDEKIIFKKGETIHTENSHKYTVEGIKRMAGAAGLSVENIFSDDKKWFSLVEMVKR, encoded by the coding sequence ATGATCATCGAAGATTTCATGCCACAGGTAGGGGATAGTGTAATTAGGGAAAAACTGGCAGCCTGCCTGAGGTCCGATCCCAAAACACTTCCTTCCATGTACTTCTACGACCATCGTGGATCAGAATTGTATGAGGAGATCACTAAGTTAGAAGAATACTATCCTCCAAAGATCGAGATCCCATTGCTCAGGTCAACTGCCCGGAAATTGAAGCAGGAGCTGAAAGACTGTGATCTTGTAGAGCTTGGAAGCGGGGACTGTTCGAAAATTTCCGTATTTCTCGATGAAATCCCGGAAGAGATTCGCCAGACCATCGTGTATTACCCTGTTGACGTCTGCAAAGATTCCATCGAGAAATCTGCCTGTAACCTTCAGAATAAATATCCCGAAATGGGAATCCATGGGATCACCGCTGACTTCCTTGAGCATATTGAAAAGATCCCGGGAAAAAGAAAACGGTTCTTCTGCTTCTTCGGAAGCACGATCGGCAATTTTACCGAGGCAAGAGCAATGGAATTCATGGCAGATCTCGGAAAGGCCATGAATGAGAACGACAGGCTTCTCCTTGGAGTGGATATGGTAAAAGATATTGACATCATCGAGAAAGCCTACAACGATCGCCAGGGGATAACCGCAGAATTCAATAAGAACATACTGAAAGTTACAAATGATCATCTTGGGACCGATTTCGATCCGGAGGAATTTGAGCACGTTGCATTCTTCAACAGGGAACATTCCAGGATCGAGATGCACCTGAAAGCAAAGGATGATCTGGAAGTGGCAAGCCCAATTCTGGATGAGAAGATAATCTTCAAAAAAGGTGAGACGATCCACACCGAGAACTCTCACAAATACACTGTAGAGGGTATCAAAAGAATGGCAGGCGCTGCCGGGCTTTCCGTAGAGAACATCTTTAGCGATGATAAAAAATGGTTCTCCCTTGTAGAGATGGTGAAAAGATGA